From one Mytilus trossulus isolate FHL-02 chromosome 10, PNRI_Mtr1.1.1.hap1, whole genome shotgun sequence genomic stretch:
- the LOC134686576 gene encoding serine protease inhibitor Cvsi-2-like, producing the protein MKVLIVCLALCAVVMAERCQQTSDCKLTLCSTGASITCIRGECTCTTSSGSTCTTAQDCHVECHDRDSHCVDGRCHCRHGGNQNFGR; encoded by the exons ATGAAGGTTCTCATTGTGTGCTTGGCTCTATGTGCAG TTGTTATGGCTGAAAGATGCCAACAGACAAGTGACTGCAAGTTAACACTGTGCTCTACAGGCGCCAGTATTACGTGTATCCGTGGTGAATGTACCTGCACGACTTCATCTGGATCTA CATGCACCACAGCCCAAGACTGTCACGTGGAATGCCACGACAGAGATTCTCACTGTGTTGACGGACGTTGTCACTGCAGACATGGCGGCAATCAAAATTTTGGTCGATAA
- the LOC134686577 gene encoding serine protease inhibitor Cvsi-2-like, which produces MKVLILCLALCVVVMAERCQHSNDCRITLCSTGASLACIHDECTCTTQSGNTCTTAQDCHQHCHNRDGHCVDGSCHCRQQG; this is translated from the exons ATGAAGGTTCTTATTCTGTGCTTGGCTCTTTGCGTCG TTGTTATGGCCGAACGGTGCCAACATTCGAATGACTGCAGGATAACACTGTGTTCCACAGGCGCCAGTCTTGCATGCATACATGatgaatgtacatgtacaacacagTCTGGAAATA caTGCACCACAGCTCAAGATTGCCACCAGCATTGCCATAACAGAGATGGCCACTGTGTTGACGGAAGTTGTCACTGCAGACAACAGGGTTAA
- the LOC134686578 gene encoding tenascin-like, with product MKLLILCLALCVVVMGERCHQANDCSVTLCSSGSSLACIHDECTCTTQSGNGCTTAQDCHQHCHNRDGHCVDGSCHCRQG from the exons ATGAAGCTTCTTATTCTGTGCTTGGCTCTTTGTGTCG ttgTTATGGGCGAACGGTGTCACCAGGCAAATGACTGCAGTGTAACACTGTGTTCATCAGGCAGCAGTCTTGCTTGCATACATGatgaatgtacatgtacaacacagTCGGGAAATG GATGCACCACAGCTCAAGATTGCCACCAGCATTGCCATAACAGAGATGGCCACTGTGTTGACGGAAGTTGCCACTGTAGACAGGGTTAA